A DNA window from Microcystis aeruginosa NIES-843 contains the following coding sequences:
- the hisIE gene encoding bifunctional phosphoribosyl-AMP cyclohydrolase/phosphoribosyl-ATP diphosphatase HisIE, producing the protein MSSLLSAIPLDAIAYNPQGLVPAIAQDYLDATVLMMAWMNRESLEKTLTTGEAWYWSRSRQELWHKGATSGHIQKVRQIRYDCDSDAILLTIEQIGDIACHTGERSCFHQVNWQKSPPAADTLSELFKVICDRRDDPHPESYTCKLLAGGDNKILKKIGEESAEVVMACKDNDGDAIASEVADLFYHTLVALAHHQVPLRDVYKKLQDRRR; encoded by the coding sequence ATGTCCTCTTTACTCTCCGCTATTCCCCTCGACGCGATCGCTTATAATCCCCAGGGTTTAGTACCGGCGATCGCTCAAGACTATCTTGATGCTACAGTGTTAATGATGGCCTGGATGAATCGGGAATCCCTCGAAAAAACCCTCACCACTGGGGAAGCGTGGTATTGGAGTCGTTCTCGTCAAGAATTATGGCACAAGGGCGCTACTTCTGGCCATATCCAAAAGGTGCGTCAAATTCGCTACGATTGCGATAGTGATGCGATATTGCTGACTATTGAGCAAATCGGTGATATCGCCTGTCATACCGGCGAAAGAAGCTGTTTTCACCAGGTAAATTGGCAAAAATCACCGCCAGCGGCCGACACCCTCTCGGAATTGTTTAAGGTAATTTGCGATCGCAGAGACGATCCTCATCCGGAATCCTACACCTGTAAACTTTTGGCCGGGGGAGATAACAAAATTCTCAAGAAAATCGGCGAAGAATCGGCAGAAGTGGTCATGGCCTGCAAAGATAATGATGGCGATGCTATTGCCTCAGAAGTGGCCGATCTTTTTTATCATACCCTCGTCGCTCTCGCCCATCATCAAGTCCCCCTGCGAGATGTCTATAAAAAACTGCAAGACCGGCGCCGGTAA
- a CDS encoding glycosyltransferase family 2 protein — MFSIYILTHNEEIDIAACIESAQLSDDIIVVDSFSNDRTVEIAQRYPVRVIQHAFESHGEQRSWMLRSIPTKHEWVYILEADERMTPELFRECLQVIKSPDNVGYYAAERVMFMGTWIRHSTQYPRYQLRLLKKGQVWFSDYGHTEREVCLGATGFLQETYPHYTCSKGLSRWIEKHNRYSSDEARETLSQLENGAVKWWDLFFGDNEVARRRALKDLSLRLPCRPLLRWLYMYFILGGIRDGKAGFAWCTLQAFYEYLILLKAEEIKTGNFTVNDQIIIESEQAIEVTSDCC, encoded by the coding sequence ATGTTCTCTATCTACATCCTTACCCATAACGAAGAAATCGATATCGCCGCCTGCATTGAATCGGCACAACTGTCTGATGATATTATTGTGGTGGATTCCTTTAGTAACGATCGCACTGTAGAAATTGCCCAACGTTATCCCGTCCGTGTCATCCAACACGCTTTTGAAAGTCACGGAGAACAACGCAGCTGGATGTTACGTTCCATTCCCACTAAACACGAATGGGTGTATATTTTAGAGGCTGATGAACGGATGACCCCGGAGTTATTCCGAGAATGTTTACAGGTAATAAAATCCCCAGATAATGTGGGTTATTATGCGGCCGAAAGAGTGATGTTTATGGGAACATGGATTCGTCACAGTACCCAGTATCCCCGCTATCAATTGCGTTTATTGAAAAAAGGACAGGTCTGGTTTTCCGATTATGGTCACACGGAAAGAGAAGTTTGTCTGGGAGCAACCGGTTTTCTGCAAGAAACCTATCCCCATTACACCTGTAGTAAAGGTTTAAGTCGCTGGATAGAAAAACACAATCGTTATTCTAGCGATGAAGCAAGAGAAACTCTCTCTCAATTGGAAAATGGTGCGGTGAAATGGTGGGATTTATTCTTTGGTGATAACGAAGTGGCCAGAAGACGCGCTTTAAAAGATTTATCCCTGCGTTTACCCTGTCGTCCCCTCTTGCGTTGGTTGTATATGTACTTTATTTTAGGGGGAATCCGGGACGGAAAAGCCGGTTTTGCTTGGTGTACATTACAGGCTTTTTATGAGTATTTAATTCTTTTGAAAGCTGAAGAAATCAAAACTGGGAATTTTACCGTTAATGATCAGATTATCATTGAATCGGAACAAGCGATCGAGGTGACATCCGATTGTTGTTAA
- a CDS encoding PEP-CTERM sorting domain-containing protein (PEP-CTERM proteins occur, often in large numbers, in the proteomes of bacteria that also encode an exosortase, a predicted intramembrane cysteine proteinase. The presence of a PEP-CTERM domain at a protein's C-terminus predicts cleavage within the sorting domain, followed by covalent anchoring to some some component of the (usually Gram-negative) cell surface. Many PEP-CTERM proteins exhibit an unusual sequence composition that includes large numbers of potential glycosylation sites. Expression of one such protein has been shown restore the ability of a bacterium to form floc, a type of biofilm.): MLTTNKLTKILSGVATLGIATAIAAPAQAATFTPPLIGGNGMVDAVLVAQGLGYGLAIDDDGDILTPPVVYDSVALGDKVFSNFSVVADVAVGDGLSFLLNGGVWTVQYNPAGMGRDQGQLHYQVDITDPTMYFDSVSFDTDISGMGGTYKATKEIKTLAGASLLTLESLNGSEDMDTLEPFMVQSIKVIDTYGVMSDGGMSLLQSSTNDFTQHGIKVPEPGTILGLLAVGGLGMVSRFKKQK, from the coding sequence ATGTTGACAACCAACAAATTAACCAAAATCCTTTCTGGTGTAGCCACCCTCGGTATCGCCACCGCTATCGCCGCTCCTGCTCAAGCTGCCACTTTTACCCCTCCATTGATTGGAGGCAACGGTATGGTCGATGCTGTGCTTGTCGCTCAGGGGTTAGGGTATGGTCTTGCGATTGACGATGACGGTGACATTCTGACCCCCCCTGTGGTCTATGATTCCGTTGCGCTAGGCGACAAAGTGTTCTCCAATTTCAGCGTTGTTGCCGATGTTGCTGTCGGCGATGGCCTATCATTCCTCTTGAATGGCGGTGTTTGGACTGTACAATACAATCCAGCGGGCATGGGTCGTGATCAAGGTCAATTGCACTACCAAGTCGATATTACCGACCCCACGATGTATTTCGACTCTGTTTCATTCGATACAGATATATCTGGAATGGGGGGGACGTATAAGGCTACCAAGGAGATTAAAACCCTGGCAGGTGCTTCGCTTCTAACCCTAGAATCCCTAAACGGCTCTGAGGACATGGACACTCTTGAGCCTTTCATGGTTCAAAGCATCAAAGTGATCGATACATATGGGGTCATGAGCGACGGTGGCATGTCTCTGCTGCAATCTTCCACTAACGACTTCACTCAACATGGTATCAAAGTCCCCGAACCGGGTACTATCCTCGGACTTCTGGCAGTGGGTGGTTTAGGAATGGTTTCCCGCTTCAAGAAACAAAAATAA
- a CDS encoding IS1634 family transposase — translation MNQSTEIEVKNLDHLGLVAGIIDEIGIVEIINEQVSIERGEIVTAGQVVKAIILNGLGFVSRALYLFPQFFEDKATEHLLGEGIEPKHLNDDKIGRVMDKLYQLDVSGIFLLISLAAVKKFGVATENSHLDSTSLSVEGEYKKEYPTVEILKSGAVGEEIETRQQPIKITYGYSRDRRPDLKQFMIDLIVSGDGDVPLFLKVGDGNEADKAVFGQIAREFKKQVDFDSLIVGDSALYSKENLKLMKEMRWLSRVPLSIKEAQELVDSISEKELTDSEIPGYSWRETISNYGGIEQRWLLVESQARQESDLKKLEKKIEQEKNSAQEKIRQLSRREFENRAVALAIAKGLSDSLKSHQLTEIKVNLIPPESQGSKLKSKDDLPSQSYQVQAKLELNLTAIERLKKRAGRFVLATNDLEKQRLSSEDILKKYKGQQAPERGFSFLKDPCFFAHSVFLKSPHRIEVMAMLMGLCLLVYTIGQRQLRLSLKQQETGLKNPLGKLTDRPTLRWIFQCFQGIHLVRIQDNQKISNLTDERRNILRFFPKPCQEYYLLS, via the coding sequence ATGAATCAATCAACAGAAATTGAAGTCAAAAATCTAGACCATCTGGGATTAGTAGCCGGAATTATCGATGAAATAGGAATCGTTGAAATTATCAACGAACAAGTCTCAATTGAGCGAGGAGAAATTGTCACAGCGGGGCAAGTAGTGAAAGCAATTATCCTGAATGGATTGGGATTTGTCTCCCGAGCCTTGTATTTATTTCCTCAATTTTTTGAAGATAAAGCAACCGAACATCTGCTGGGAGAGGGCATCGAACCCAAGCACTTGAATGATGATAAAATTGGTCGAGTAATGGACAAACTTTATCAACTGGATGTTTCGGGTATTTTCCTACTCATCAGTTTAGCCGCCGTGAAAAAATTTGGTGTAGCAACCGAGAACTCCCATTTAGATTCGACTTCTCTATCAGTAGAAGGAGAATATAAAAAGGAATACCCAACAGTAGAAATCCTGAAATCAGGAGCAGTGGGAGAAGAAATTGAAACCAGACAACAGCCAATAAAAATTACCTACGGATACTCCCGCGACCGAAGACCTGACTTAAAACAATTTATGATTGACTTAATCGTAAGTGGGGATGGAGATGTACCTTTATTCCTGAAAGTAGGGGACGGAAATGAAGCGGACAAAGCGGTTTTTGGTCAAATCGCCCGAGAATTTAAAAAACAAGTTGACTTTGACAGTTTAATAGTCGGCGATAGCGCCCTCTATAGCAAAGAGAATTTAAAACTAATGAAAGAAATGCGTTGGTTGTCTCGAGTACCATTAAGCATTAAAGAGGCTCAAGAGTTGGTTGATAGCATCTCAGAAAAAGAGTTAACCGATTCAGAAATACCGGGTTATTCCTGGCGGGAAACCATCTCTAACTATGGGGGGATAGAACAAAGATGGTTGCTAGTTGAAAGTCAAGCTAGACAAGAATCAGACTTGAAAAAATTAGAGAAAAAAATCGAGCAGGAAAAGAATTCTGCCCAAGAAAAAATCCGGCAACTATCCCGAAGAGAATTTGAGAATAGAGCGGTGGCGTTGGCGATAGCCAAAGGATTATCTGACTCCTTAAAATCTCATCAGTTAACGGAGATTAAAGTCAATCTCATTCCGCCTGAGTCCCAGGGGTCAAAACTCAAATCAAAAGACGATTTACCCTCTCAAAGCTATCAAGTTCAAGCCAAATTAGAGTTGAATTTGACCGCCATTGAGAGGCTAAAGAAACGAGCAGGACGATTCGTTTTAGCAACTAACGATTTGGAGAAACAACGATTAAGCAGTGAGGATATACTCAAAAAATATAAAGGGCAACAAGCTCCGGAAAGAGGATTTTCTTTTCTCAAAGACCCCTGCTTTTTTGCCCACAGTGTCTTTCTCAAATCTCCCCATAGAATCGAGGTCATGGCCATGCTCATGGGCTTGTGCCTGCTGGTTTATACTATTGGTCAAAGACAACTTCGTTTAAGTTTAAAACAGCAGGAGACGGGACTGAAAAATCCGTTGGGTAAGTTAACTGACCGACCGACGTTACGCTGGATATTTCAGTGCTTTCAAGGGATTCATCTCGTCCGTATTCAAGACAATCAAAAGATTAGCAACTTAACGGATGAGAGGCGCAACATTTTGAGATTTTTTCCCAAACCTTGCCAGGAATATTATCTCTTATCTTGA
- a CDS encoding IS607 family transposase — protein MNTLITIREASDLLGVSIKTLRRWEQQGKIVSIRTRGGHRRFRPEDLLQSGQATPLIIGYARVNRPEQKPQLDTQIKALEEFCHQQGQPFEILTDIGDGVSHNHPNFMRLVKMICQGEVKSLVLTHAETISLFCHDFILGLCRLFKIQVIILNQTQESIADEDLVDDLQALITICYDHLYPLHNPAHQQLLEYLGAFKDVRVA, from the coding sequence ATGAATACCCTCATCACTATTCGAGAAGCTTCCGATTTACTCGGAGTTAGCATTAAAACCCTCCGGCGCTGGGAACAACAGGGTAAAATTGTCTCAATTCGTACCCGCGGCGGTCATCGCCGATTTCGACCGGAAGATCTCTTACAATCTGGTCAAGCAACCCCATTGATTATTGGCTATGCTCGTGTTAATCGACCTGAACAAAAACCCCAATTAGACACCCAGATAAAAGCGTTAGAAGAATTTTGCCATCAGCAGGGTCAACCCTTTGAAATTCTCACCGATATCGGCGACGGAGTCAGCCACAATCACCCTAATTTTATGCGTCTAGTGAAGATGATTTGTCAGGGTGAGGTGAAATCTCTAGTTTTAACCCATGCGGAAACTATTAGTCTCTTTTGTCATGATTTTATTTTGGGTTTGTGCCGTCTCTTCAAAATCCAAGTCATTATCCTCAATCAAACCCAGGAATCCATTGCAGATGAAGATTTAGTGGACGATCTGCAAGCCCTCATCACCATCTGTTACGATCATCTCTACCCACTACATAACCCGGCTCATCAGCAATTACTAGAATACCTAGGGGCGTTTAAGGATGTCCGTGTGGCTTAA
- a CDS encoding thiamine phosphate synthase, with the protein MKLETTAIKRILDANLDRAREGLRIIEEWCRFGLDNPDLAQECKEMRHQLASWHSIDLKRHRDTAGDIGRDLSHPREEIRETVEGLLQANLARVQEAFRVLEEYGKLYDLELGIACKQLRYRVYQLESKLLISPPLEKLQASPLYLVTSPAENLLEIVELALKGGLKLVQYRHKTAADTIRLEEAAKLCELCHRYDALFIMNDRVDIAQAIHADGVHLGQQDVPISLARQFLGPTAIIGRSTTNPQEMAKAIQEKADYVGVGPVYATPTKAGKTPAGLEYVRYARENCPLPWFAIGGIDSSNIKEVLEAGAQQVAVVRAIMEAQHPDVVTQQLLDQLK; encoded by the coding sequence ATGAAACTAGAAACCACGGCGATTAAACGGATTCTCGATGCTAACCTTGACCGCGCCAGAGAAGGACTGCGAATTATCGAAGAATGGTGTCGTTTTGGCTTAGATAATCCCGATTTAGCCCAAGAATGTAAGGAAATGCGCCATCAATTAGCTAGTTGGCACTCGATCGATCTTAAACGACATCGGGACACGGCCGGCGATATCGGCAGGGATTTAAGCCATCCGAGGGAAGAAATCCGGGAGACTGTCGAGGGACTGCTGCAGGCCAATCTCGCTCGCGTACAGGAGGCTTTTAGGGTTTTAGAAGAATACGGTAAACTCTATGATCTGGAGCTAGGGATAGCCTGTAAACAGCTGCGCTATCGGGTTTATCAGCTAGAGAGTAAACTATTAATCTCGCCACCTCTGGAAAAACTGCAAGCATCTCCCCTCTATCTAGTCACTTCTCCTGCCGAAAATCTGCTAGAAATCGTCGAATTAGCCCTAAAAGGGGGGTTAAAATTGGTGCAGTACCGCCATAAAACCGCCGCTGATACCATTCGTTTAGAAGAAGCCGCTAAACTGTGTGAGTTATGCCACCGTTACGATGCTTTGTTTATTATGAACGATCGCGTCGATATTGCTCAGGCCATTCATGCCGATGGTGTTCATCTCGGTCAACAGGATGTACCGATTTCCCTAGCGCGGCAATTTCTCGGCCCAACGGCAATTATCGGCCGGTCCACCACTAATCCCCAAGAGATGGCCAAAGCAATCCAAGAAAAGGCCGATTATGTGGGAGTCGGGCCGGTTTATGCCACCCCCACCAAAGCAGGAAAAACCCCGGCAGGATTGGAATATGTCCGTTATGCGCGGGAAAATTGCCCTTTACCCTGGTTTGCGATCGGTGGTATTGATAGTAGTAACATTAAAGAGGTTTTAGAGGCAGGAGCGCAACAGGTAGCTGTAGTCCGGGCCATCATGGAAGCGCAGCACCCCGATGTGGTGACACAACAATTATTAGACCAATTAAAGTAG
- the thiS gene encoding sulfur carrier protein ThiS, with product MSEITLQINGKTQTCLPATKLPQMLENLGMNPRLVAVEYNGEILHRQYWENTEIKEGDKLEIVTIVGGG from the coding sequence ATGTCAGAAATAACCTTGCAAATTAACGGCAAAACTCAAACCTGTTTACCCGCAACTAAACTACCGCAAATGTTAGAAAATTTGGGCATGAATCCTCGGTTAGTTGCGGTGGAATATAACGGGGAAATCCTCCATCGTCAGTATTGGGAAAACACGGAAATCAAGGAGGGGGATAAATTAGAAATTGTTACTATTGTCGGAGGGGGTTGA
- a CDS encoding RNA-guided endonuclease InsQ/TnpB family protein, whose translation MIVLEMKAVVKPSQCSAIDEAIRTVQFIRNKALRLWMDAKREDKIDKYSLNKYCAVLAKQFKFVDTLNSTARQASAERAWSAIARFYDNCKKKVKGKKGYPKFQKNNRSVEYKNSGWKLSDDRKKITFTDKKNIGTVKLKGTRDLNFYPLDQIKRVRIVKRADGYYVQFCLSVDIREYAKPLEPTKRCVGLDVGLKVFYANSDGETVEIPQYYRQAEKRLNRLNRKKSKKFRKGQPQSNNYQKARKRYARKHLRVSRQRKGFVEKEALRVIKSNDFIAYENLNVQGMVKNSKLAKSINDVAWSIFRQWLEYFGFKYGKVTVAVPPHNTSQNCSNCGQKVPKSLSTRTHICTHCGYVEDRDINAAINILKKGLSTVGHTETNTLGERFPLVWLDTSCQIKETQ comes from the coding sequence ATGATTGTCTTAGAAATGAAAGCCGTGGTCAAACCAAGTCAGTGTTCTGCCATTGATGAAGCTATTCGTACAGTACAATTCATCAGAAACAAAGCATTAAGGCTTTGGATGGATGCCAAGAGAGAAGACAAAATCGATAAATATTCTCTCAATAAATATTGTGCAGTTCTCGCCAAACAGTTCAAGTTTGTCGATACTCTAAATTCTACTGCTAGACAAGCATCGGCCGAACGAGCTTGGTCAGCTATTGCTCGTTTCTATGACAATTGTAAGAAAAAGGTTAAAGGTAAAAAAGGTTATCCCAAGTTTCAGAAAAATAATCGTTCTGTGGAATATAAAAACTCTGGGTGGAAACTATCTGATGATAGAAAGAAAATAACTTTCACAGATAAGAAAAACATTGGCACGGTTAAACTGAAAGGAACCAGAGACTTAAACTTTTACCCTCTAGACCAAATTAAACGAGTTAGGATTGTTAAACGAGCAGATGGTTATTATGTCCAATTCTGTCTAAGCGTTGATATTCGGGAATATGCTAAACCCCTAGAACCGACTAAAAGATGTGTAGGATTGGATGTAGGTTTAAAAGTTTTCTACGCTAATAGTGATGGGGAAACGGTAGAAATACCGCAATACTATCGCCAAGCAGAAAAAAGATTAAACCGACTGAATCGGAAGAAATCTAAAAAGTTTAGAAAAGGTCAACCCCAATCAAACAACTACCAAAAGGCTAGAAAGAGGTATGCTAGAAAGCATTTAAGAGTAAGTAGGCAACGTAAAGGCTTTGTCGAAAAAGAGGCATTGCGCGTCATTAAATCTAACGATTTCATCGCTTACGAAAACTTAAATGTTCAAGGCATGGTAAAAAACTCTAAACTAGCTAAATCTATTAATGATGTGGCTTGGTCTATTTTTCGACAATGGTTAGAATATTTTGGATTTAAATATGGTAAGGTTACGGTAGCAGTACCACCCCATAACACGAGTCAAAATTGCTCTAATTGTGGTCAAAAAGTCCCTAAATCTCTATCTACGAGAACCCATATTTGTACCCATTGTGGCTATGTAGAAGATAGAGATATTAACGCCGCTATCAACATTCTCAAAAAGGGACTAAGTACCGTGGGACACACGGAAACTAATACGCTTGGGGAGAGATTCCCTCTGGTTTGGTTGGATACGTCCTGCCAGATTAAGGAAACTCAGTGA
- a CDS encoding anhydro-N-acetylmuramic acid kinase yields the protein MLVIGLMSGTSVDGIDTALVEISGTVESPQVQLLAGETYPYSPRLRETILQVCGGEKLSIEALASLDDNIAAEFAQAALNIQKEAPKAQLIGSHGQTVFHRPPANDRLGYTVQLGRGAAIAKITRIPTISNFRAADIAQAGHGAPLVPKIDAYLLSHPTKTRCVQNIGGIGNLTYLPPRQRENWQQKIFGWDTGPGNVLIDLAVQFLSQGQQTYDHNGQWSAQGQPCSELVHKWLQEPYFQQYPPKSTGRELFSPAYLAQLREDAQAYCLSDADWLASLTDLTAISIAHSYQTFLPEMPAEVLLCGGGARNAYLRQRLLAHLGSNVKLLTTDEVGLNSDFKEAIAFALLAYWRWHNFPGNLPQVTGAKAAVLLGEIYR from the coding sequence TTGTTAGTTATCGGTTTAATGAGTGGCACATCGGTGGATGGTATCGATACCGCTTTAGTGGAGATTAGCGGTACAGTGGAATCTCCACAGGTGCAGTTATTAGCTGGAGAAACCTATCCCTATTCCCCCCGATTACGCGAGACAATTTTACAAGTCTGTGGGGGAGAAAAGCTATCTATTGAAGCTTTAGCCAGCTTAGATGATAACATCGCCGCAGAATTCGCCCAAGCCGCTTTAAATATCCAAAAAGAAGCCCCAAAAGCCCAATTAATCGGCAGTCACGGTCAAACCGTTTTTCATCGACCCCCCGCAAACGATCGCCTCGGTTACACGGTACAATTAGGACGGGGAGCAGCGATCGCAAAAATTACCCGTATTCCCACCATTAGTAATTTTCGCGCTGCCGATATCGCCCAAGCTGGTCACGGTGCGCCCCTAGTGCCGAAAATTGACGCTTATCTGCTTTCTCACCCCACTAAAACCCGCTGCGTCCAAAATATCGGCGGTATTGGCAATTTAACCTATCTACCCCCCCGACAAAGGGAAAATTGGCAGCAAAAAATTTTCGGTTGGGATACTGGACCGGGCAACGTCCTCATCGATTTGGCCGTACAATTTTTGAGCCAAGGACAACAAACCTACGACCATAACGGTCAATGGTCGGCCCAGGGTCAACCCTGCTCCGAATTAGTTCATAAATGGCTACAGGAGCCTTATTTTCAACAATATCCCCCTAAATCCACTGGCAGAGAGTTATTTAGCCCCGCCTATCTAGCCCAATTGCGCGAGGATGCCCAAGCTTATTGCCTCAGTGATGCCGACTGGTTGGCTAGTTTAACCGATTTAACCGCCATTTCGATCGCCCACAGCTATCAAACCTTTTTGCCAGAAATGCCCGCGGAAGTGCTGCTCTGCGGTGGTGGCGCTCGTAATGCCTACCTGCGCCAACGACTCCTAGCACATTTGGGGTCAAATGTCAAGCTTTTGACCACCGATGAGGTAGGATTAAATAGCGATTTTAAAGAAGCGATCGCTTTTGCCCTCTTGGCCTATTGGCGCTGGCACAATTTCCCCGGTAATTTACCGCAAGTCACGGGGGCAAAAGCAGCGGTTTTATTAGGAGAAATTTACAGATGA
- a CDS encoding peroxiredoxin-like family protein: MSSSYEIFSTIQRQRVSDGQIVPILSDCADYKRLLILVWPQLGDFDSLEYAWWLEKEAALWQNAGITIRAIGIGDRNSGLKFAEYTKFRQDWLFVDPKAELHNLLGLYRGLSLKLPGFSPGQNAWLNLIFMCAGVGSPGTLAEVLRGYLGDRKAPQLIAEEETIQARPLPPFRGSLFNLAGGQGFQRPFELATLRLRNMSQVLGNWSTYVPDSSYLTQRGGTFLFDSQGNLLYGHRDRGILGFAENMSYPLAFLRD; this comes from the coding sequence ATGAGCAGCAGCTATGAAATATTTTCAACAATTCAACGCCAAAGGGTCAGCGATGGGCAAATAGTGCCAATTTTAAGCGATTGTGCCGATTATAAACGTCTTTTAATTCTTGTTTGGCCGCAATTGGGAGATTTTGATAGTCTCGAATACGCTTGGTGGTTAGAAAAAGAGGCAGCCCTTTGGCAAAATGCCGGGATAACCATTCGTGCCATCGGTATCGGCGATCGCAATTCAGGGTTAAAATTCGCTGAATATACGAAATTTCGGCAAGATTGGCTGTTTGTTGACCCCAAAGCCGAATTACATAATTTATTAGGACTTTATCGCGGTTTATCGCTAAAATTACCTGGGTTTTCTCCCGGGCAAAATGCTTGGTTAAATCTAATTTTTATGTGTGCGGGTGTGGGTAGTCCGGGGACTCTGGCCGAAGTGCTGCGGGGTTATCTTGGCGATCGCAAAGCCCCCCAATTAATTGCCGAGGAGGAAACAATTCAAGCGCGGCCTTTACCACCTTTCCGGGGTTCCCTATTCAATCTTGCTGGGGGTCAAGGTTTTCAGCGACCTTTTGAATTAGCCACCCTGAGACTTCGTAATATGAGTCAAGTTTTGGGCAATTGGTCAACCTATGTCCCCGATAGTAGTTATCTCACCCAACGGGGAGGGACTTTTTTATTTGATAGTCAAGGAAATTTACTCTATGGGCATCGCGATCGAGGTATCTTGGGATTTGCTGAGAATATGAGTTATCCCCTCGCTTTTTTGCGGGATTAA
- a CDS encoding RNA-guided endonuclease InsQ/TnpB family protein yields MEKAYSYRFYPTPEQESLLRRTLGCVRLVYNKALHERTQAWYEKQERVGYAQASSMLTDWKKQEELDFLNEVSCVPLQQGLRHLQTAFTNFFAGRTKYPNFKKKHQGGSAEFTKSAFKFKDRQVYLAKCTEPLPIRWSRQIPESCEPSTVTVRLHPSGRWHISIRFDDPTIKPLPVTDKAIGIDLGISSLVITSDGDKVSNPKHFNKHYRRLRKAQKSLSRKQKGSKNREKARIKVARIHAQITDSRKDHLHKLTTQLVRENQTIVVENLAVKNMVKNPKLSQAISDVSWGEITRQLAYKCRWYGRNYIEIDRWFPSSKRCSNCGYIAEKMPLNIREWDCPDCGTHHDRDINASKNILAAGLAVSVCRATIRPEQSKSVKAGAKNPSGPQAET; encoded by the coding sequence ATGGAAAAAGCCTATTCTTACCGATTTTACCCAACACCAGAACAAGAGTCGCTATTGCGGCGCACTTTGGGCTGTGTAAGATTAGTTTACAATAAAGCTCTCCACGAACGAACACAAGCATGGTACGAAAAGCAAGAAAGAGTAGGCTACGCTCAAGCTTCTTCAATGTTGACCGATTGGAAAAAACAAGAAGAATTAGACTTTTTAAACGAAGTAAGCTGTGTACCTTTACAACAAGGGTTAAGACACCTACAAACAGCTTTCACTAATTTCTTTGCTGGTCGTACTAAGTATCCTAACTTTAAGAAAAAACATCAAGGAGGAAGTGCCGAATTTACCAAGTCTGCTTTTAAATTTAAAGACAGACAAGTCTATTTAGCTAAATGCACAGAACCCTTACCTATTCGATGGTCAAGACAAATACCAGAAAGCTGTGAACCAAGCACAGTAACAGTCAGATTACATCCCTCAGGACGTTGGCATATTTCAATTAGATTTGATGACCCAACGATTAAGCCATTACCAGTAACAGATAAAGCCATCGGAATTGACTTAGGAATTAGTAGCCTCGTGATTACCAGCGATGGCGATAAAGTGTCTAATCCCAAGCATTTTAACAAGCATTATCGGAGACTGCGAAAGGCCCAAAAAAGCCTTTCTAGAAAACAGAAAGGCTCAAAGAATCGAGAAAAGGCAAGAATCAAAGTAGCCAGAATTCACGCTCAAATCACGGATAGTAGAAAAGACCATTTACATAAGCTAACCACTCAATTAGTTCGTGAAAACCAAACGATTGTGGTTGAGAATTTAGCCGTCAAGAATATGGTCAAAAACCCGAAATTATCTCAGGCAATATCTGATGTAAGCTGGGGAGAAATCACCCGACAATTAGCCTATAAATGCCGTTGGTATGGAAGAAATTACATCGAAATAGATAGATGGTTTCCTAGTTCTAAACGGTGCAGTAATTGCGGGTATATTGCTGAGAAAATGCCGTTAAATATTCGAGAATGGGACTGTCCAGACTGTGGGACTCACCATGACCGAGATATTAACGCCAGTAAAAATATTTTGGCCGCAGGGCTTGCGGTGTCAGTCTGTAGAGCGACCATAAGACCAGAACAGAGTAAATCTGTTAAGGCAGGTGCGAAAAATCCTTCGGGACCCCAAGCAGAAACCTAA